Within Anolis sagrei isolate rAnoSag1 chromosome X, rAnoSag1.mat, whole genome shotgun sequence, the genomic segment CTCAGCCAAAGCTGGCCCATTGGGGAGACAAAGGGAATCTGCAGTCTCTGACCAATCTCTCTGTCTACAGGGACTTGATGCCCAGGACGGTGGAGGGGCAGCTGACCATGGAGAAGACCCCCAGCTACTTTGTCACCAGTGAGGCTCCCCAGCGCATCCATGCCATGGCCAAGGACACCaagctggtggtggtggtgcgggACCCTGTCACGCGGGCCATCTCGGACTACACACAGACCCTCTCCAAGAAGCCTGAGATCCCCACCTTTGAGGTGCTGGCCTTCAAGAACCGGACCCTGGGTCTCATCGATGCCTCCTGGAGTGCAATCCGCATTGGGATCTATGCCCTGCACCTAGAGAGCTGGCTGCAGTACTTCCCGCTCTCCCAGATCCACTTTGTCAGCGGCGAGCAGCTAATCTCTGACCCAGCTGGAGAGATGGCCAAGGTGCAGGACTTCCTGGGCCTGAAGCGcgtggttacccaggcctacttccACTTCAACAGCACCAAGGGCTTCCCCTGCCTCCGGCGGCCCGAGGACAGTGCCTCTGCTCCCCGCTGCCTGGGCAAATCCAAGGGTCGGACCCACCCCAAGATTGACCCTGAGGTCATCCGGCGCCTACGCAAGTTCTACAAGCCCTTCAACGTCATGTTCTA encodes:
- the HS3ST4 gene encoding heparan sulfate glucosamine 3-O-sulfotransferase 4, giving the protein MAPPAAASSSSSGPAPAGSAPAPPGGPKAPPPRRGRRLLCMCSLSLCLTYAAYSLMGGPPLARAPPQEAPPATPRRPRPPEDPTTAPRPSLPPSSSPSPSSSPEAPPPPLSGTPSPSFPPSPSSEPGEQRLPQAVIVGVKKGGTRALLEALRAHPAVRAVGTEPHFFDRNYHKGLQWYRDLMPRTVEGQLTMEKTPSYFVTSEAPQRIHAMAKDTKLVVVVRDPVTRAISDYTQTLSKKPEIPTFEVLAFKNRTLGLIDASWSAIRIGIYALHLESWLQYFPLSQIHFVSGEQLISDPAGEMAKVQDFLGLKRVVTQAYFHFNSTKGFPCLRRPEDSASAPRCLGKSKGRTHPKIDPEVIRRLRKFYKPFNVMFYQMTGQDFQWEQEDGEK